The Anaerotignum faecicola DNA window GCGCAGTCCGGCGGCCAGACAGTTGACGTAAAACTTCTTCGCATCTTTACTTGCCAGAATTTTAACACCCGCTGTACCGAATAAAACACCTCCTGCAAAGATTCCTATCTTTTTCATTTTGAAGCAGTCCAACATTTCTTTATCCTCCTGTTTTTCTTATCTATGCTTGTAACCCGTGTAAAAAACCATCGC harbors:
- a CDS encoding DUF6110 family protein, yielding MLDCFKMKKIGIFAGGVLFGTAGVKILASKDAKKFYVNCLAAGLR